In Clostridia bacterium, the following are encoded in one genomic region:
- a CDS encoding cation-translocating P-type ATPase, whose amino-acid sequence MESKSWHAITSGEVMAALGSSRTMGLSDEEARSRLSRYGRNALAEVKRRGLLQELAAQFKEFLVILLLISAGISAAVGEGEDALIIAGIVILNAVLGVIQERRAENALDALKKMASPKARVIRSGQPRVVDASQLAPGDIILIEVGDSIPADARLIESGMLRVDASALTGESVPAEQSASAILPSDASLGDRVNMVYAGCSVVYGRGMGIVTETGMSTEMGKIASLLQEADEELTPLQRRLEALGRKLGVGAVALCAGVFVVGVLRHERPFDMFLTAVSLAVAAIPEGLPAIVTIVLALGVQRMASRNAIIRRLPAVETLGSASVICSDKTGTLTTNQMTVRRLYVPGRLLEVTGEGYSSEGRLTEAGRDVDCPSDPAISRLLSCAALCNDARLRNGDGGRIEMLGDPTEGSIIVAAMKAGIDKARLVEWAPRIEELPFESDRKRMTTVHRLPEAYLCCTKGAPDELIRVCAKWFDGTETRPLDDQLRGEIRAANVEMAEGALRVLGVAQREVSDLPPEISVESVESDMVFLGLVGMQDPARPEAAIAVKECLSAGITPVMITGDHKATAVAIARDLGIMTPGSVAITGAELGAMSDAELDEAVEHVSVYARVAPEHKVRIVDAWRRRGQVVAMTGDGVNDAPALKRADIGAAMGITGTDVAKGAADMILTDDNFATIVAAVREGRVVFENIKKSVQYLVSCNIGEILVVFAAIILGLPRPLLPIHILWLNLITDGLPALALGVDPPEAGIMSRRPRARQDDVLSGGAAVRLLVYGLSIAALGLLSFAVGLGWPGELDLSAERLLEAQTMCLLTMSFSQLFHAFNFRSETGSLFRVGPFANSKLVGAFLGSGLLQLVVTFVPPARRFLDLGDVHGAKLFDALTLAVIMIAVGELTKLFARTQEFRDRNGTTN is encoded by the coding sequence ATGGAATCGAAATCGTGGCACGCCATAACATCCGGAGAGGTCATGGCTGCTCTGGGCAGCTCGAGAACGATGGGGCTATCTGATGAAGAGGCTCGGTCGCGGCTTTCCCGGTACGGACGAAATGCGCTCGCTGAGGTCAAGCGCCGAGGCTTGCTGCAGGAGTTGGCGGCGCAGTTCAAGGAGTTTCTGGTGATTCTCCTCCTCATCTCGGCGGGCATCTCGGCCGCAGTGGGCGAAGGGGAGGATGCGCTGATCATCGCCGGAATCGTGATTCTCAATGCGGTTCTCGGCGTCATCCAGGAACGCAGGGCGGAGAATGCGCTTGACGCCCTTAAGAAGATGGCATCTCCGAAGGCGCGAGTGATACGGTCGGGCCAGCCTCGGGTCGTGGATGCTTCACAGCTGGCGCCTGGAGACATCATTCTCATAGAGGTTGGCGACAGCATTCCTGCGGACGCGCGGCTAATCGAATCGGGGATGCTGCGGGTGGACGCGTCAGCACTCACCGGCGAATCGGTTCCTGCAGAGCAGTCGGCCTCCGCCATTCTGCCGTCGGATGCATCCCTCGGCGACAGGGTCAACATGGTCTACGCCGGCTGTTCCGTCGTGTACGGCCGTGGAATGGGGATCGTGACGGAGACGGGCATGTCCACGGAGATGGGGAAGATAGCCTCGCTTCTGCAGGAGGCCGATGAGGAGTTGACTCCGCTGCAGAGGCGCCTTGAGGCGCTGGGTAGGAAACTTGGCGTGGGGGCTGTGGCGCTCTGCGCCGGAGTGTTCGTGGTCGGCGTGCTTCGGCATGAGAGGCCGTTCGACATGTTCCTCACCGCCGTCAGCCTGGCGGTGGCTGCCATACCAGAAGGTCTGCCTGCCATAGTGACAATCGTACTGGCCCTGGGAGTCCAGAGAATGGCGTCGAGAAACGCGATCATCCGGCGCCTTCCCGCTGTTGAGACGCTAGGGAGCGCGAGCGTCATCTGTTCCGATAAGACCGGGACTCTCACCACAAACCAGATGACAGTCCGCAGGCTGTACGTGCCTGGCCGTCTGCTTGAGGTTACGGGCGAAGGTTACTCGTCCGAGGGCAGGCTGACGGAAGCCGGCCGCGATGTAGATTGCCCATCCGATCCAGCGATCTCGCGCTTGCTTTCCTGTGCTGCATTGTGCAACGACGCCAGGCTTCGCAATGGCGATGGCGGGCGAATCGAGATGCTCGGAGATCCAACGGAGGGCTCGATAATCGTTGCCGCCATGAAGGCCGGAATCGACAAGGCCAGATTGGTTGAGTGGGCGCCTAGGATTGAAGAACTGCCTTTCGAATCCGACCGCAAGCGCATGACCACTGTCCACAGGCTCCCTGAAGCCTACCTTTGCTGCACTAAGGGGGCTCCTGATGAGCTTATTCGAGTATGCGCGAAGTGGTTCGATGGAACAGAGACCAGGCCCCTTGATGATCAGCTTCGTGGGGAGATCAGGGCGGCGAATGTGGAGATGGCTGAGGGCGCTCTCCGTGTCCTCGGAGTCGCTCAGAGGGAGGTCTCAGATCTGCCCCCAGAGATCTCCGTCGAGTCAGTGGAGTCAGATATGGTGTTCCTGGGGCTGGTGGGCATGCAAGACCCGGCAAGGCCGGAGGCCGCAATCGCGGTGAAGGAGTGCCTCAGCGCAGGCATAACCCCTGTGATGATAACAGGGGACCACAAGGCGACTGCAGTGGCGATCGCTCGCGACCTCGGGATAATGACGCCTGGGTCAGTGGCCATAACAGGAGCTGAGCTTGGCGCGATGTCTGACGCCGAACTTGATGAGGCGGTAGAGCATGTGAGCGTATACGCACGGGTGGCTCCAGAGCACAAGGTTCGGATCGTCGATGCCTGGAGAAGGCGCGGCCAGGTTGTAGCCATGACAGGGGATGGCGTGAACGATGCCCCAGCTCTGAAACGCGCCGATATCGGGGCGGCCATGGGCATCACAGGGACTGACGTTGCGAAGGGCGCAGCGGACATGATCCTAACTGACGACAACTTCGCCACGATCGTTGCGGCTGTGCGCGAAGGAAGGGTTGTGTTCGAGAACATCAAGAAGTCAGTCCAATACTTGGTATCATGCAACATCGGCGAGATACTGGTGGTGTTCGCCGCGATCATCCTCGGGCTCCCAAGGCCCTTGCTGCCCATACATATCCTGTGGCTCAACCTGATCACCGACGGCTTGCCTGCCCTTGCCCTGGGAGTAGACCCACCGGAAGCGGGAATCATGAGTAGAAGGCCCAGAGCGCGCCAGGACGACGTGTTGAGCGGTGGCGCCGCTGTGCGGCTCCTGGTGTACGGCCTTAGCATCGCTGCCCTGGGGTTGCTCTCGTTTGCAGTGGGCCTGGGATGGCCGGGCGAGCTGGATCTATCAGCCGAGAGGCTGTTGGAGGCTCAGACCATGTGCCTGCTGACGATGAGTTTCTCTCAGCTGTTCCACGCCTTCAACTTCAGATCGGAGACGGGTTCCCTGTTTCGGGTAGGTCCGTTCGCCAACTCCAAACTGGTAGGCGCGTTCCTCGGTTCTGGCCTGCTTCAGCTCGTGGTCACCTTCGTCCCGCCCGCACGGAGGTTCCTCGACCTCGGGGATGTGCACGGAGCGAAGCTCTTCGATGCGTTGACACTGGCAGTCATCATGATCGCCGTAGGCGAGTTGACAAAGCTCTTCGCCCGGACGCAGGAATTTCGCGACCGAAATGGAACTACTAACTAG
- the secA gene encoding preprotein translocase subunit SecA, whose translation MLNIFKRIFDSNPRELRDLQAKADAVSALASEAERASDGELAERTGDYRSRIERGETLDSLLPEAFATAREAARRTIGLYPYDVQVMGGVVLHEGKIAEMKTGEGKTLVATMPAYLNALTGKGVHIVTVNDYLARRDLEWMGPVYRALGLDVGVIVHDLEGPGRREAYRRDITFGTNNEYGFDYLRDNMVTSIEQQVQRGHNYAIVDEVDSILIDEARTPLIISGQAEESTEKYFVFARIADSLKSEEDYTVDEKANSAALTEAGVSRVERWLGVENLYDEQNIELTHHINAALRARALMRRDRDYIVKDNEVIIVDEFTGRLMFGRRYSDGLHQAIEAKENVKVQRENQTMATITFQNYFRMYHKIGGMTGTAATEETEFIKIYNLSVVQVPTAKPMIRVDLPDVVYKTESAKFRAVVDEICERHANGQPVLVGTVSIEKSERVSDMLSRRGVDHQVLNAKHHEREAEIIKLAGQPGAVTIATNMAGRGTDIVLGEGVAKGGGLHVIGTERHESRRIDNQLRGRSGRQGDPGSSRFYVSLEDDLMRLFGGDFISNLMNRLGWSEDEPIEHPQLTRAIENAQRKVEGRNFEIRRQVLEYDDVMNKQREAIYSRRSAILEGTDLRAQALELLAATAEGMARAHADEKLKQGEWDLAGLSVEIAGLLSTGGKPELSQFLTGSWADLRDGVLSLLTEAYEQKEAVIGPERLRELERAIMLYMIDSKWVDHLQGMDVLREGIGLRAYGQMDPLVEYKKESFLMFNDLLTSIGEDFVRYVLRIQVRLEQEGGEHAEGVGQSEGRVRTDAAAPKHPRCSMHINRDEGRSSKQPVRKADQKVGRNDPCPCGSGKKYKKCCGAGK comes from the coding sequence TTGCTGAATATCTTCAAGAGGATCTTCGACTCTAACCCGAGAGAATTGAGAGATCTGCAGGCCAAAGCTGATGCGGTTTCTGCCCTCGCTTCCGAGGCTGAACGCGCTTCCGATGGTGAACTGGCTGAGCGGACCGGGGATTACCGGAGCAGGATTGAGAGGGGAGAAACCCTCGATTCTCTGTTGCCAGAGGCATTTGCGACCGCTCGTGAGGCCGCGCGACGCACCATAGGCCTGTACCCGTACGACGTACAGGTGATGGGCGGAGTAGTCCTTCACGAGGGGAAGATCGCGGAGATGAAGACCGGCGAGGGGAAGACCCTCGTCGCGACTATGCCGGCATACCTTAACGCCCTCACTGGAAAGGGCGTTCACATCGTTACAGTCAATGACTACCTGGCGAGGCGTGACCTGGAGTGGATGGGCCCAGTGTATCGGGCTCTCGGCCTTGATGTGGGAGTGATCGTGCACGACCTGGAAGGACCTGGCCGTCGCGAAGCCTACAGGCGCGACATCACCTTCGGCACCAACAATGAGTATGGTTTCGACTATCTCAGGGACAACATGGTCACGTCTATCGAGCAGCAGGTGCAGAGGGGCCACAACTACGCCATCGTCGATGAGGTGGACTCGATACTGATCGACGAGGCCAGGACCCCCCTGATCATCTCCGGGCAGGCCGAGGAGTCCACCGAGAAGTACTTCGTCTTCGCCAGGATCGCAGATAGCCTCAAGTCGGAAGAGGACTACACCGTGGACGAGAAAGCCAACTCGGCGGCGCTCACCGAGGCGGGAGTCTCCCGAGTTGAGAGATGGCTTGGTGTGGAGAACCTGTACGATGAACAGAACATCGAGCTTACTCACCACATCAACGCCGCGCTGCGGGCCAGGGCATTGATGAGGCGGGACCGGGACTACATCGTGAAGGACAACGAGGTAATCATCGTCGATGAGTTCACAGGCAGGCTCATGTTCGGTAGGCGATACAGCGATGGTCTTCACCAGGCGATAGAGGCCAAGGAGAACGTGAAGGTGCAGAGGGAGAACCAGACCATGGCCACCATCACGTTTCAGAACTACTTCCGCATGTACCACAAGATCGGCGGCATGACTGGCACTGCAGCAACTGAGGAAACGGAGTTCATCAAGATCTACAACCTCAGTGTTGTTCAGGTGCCCACGGCCAAACCCATGATCAGGGTGGACCTCCCAGATGTCGTGTACAAGACCGAGTCAGCGAAGTTCCGTGCAGTGGTGGATGAGATATGCGAGAGGCACGCAAATGGCCAGCCCGTGCTTGTAGGCACTGTGTCGATTGAGAAATCCGAAAGAGTCTCGGATATGCTCTCGCGCAGAGGCGTAGATCATCAGGTGCTGAATGCGAAGCACCACGAGAGAGAGGCTGAGATCATCAAACTTGCCGGTCAACCAGGAGCGGTGACCATCGCTACCAACATGGCTGGGCGCGGAACCGACATTGTGCTCGGTGAGGGAGTAGCGAAAGGCGGTGGGCTCCATGTGATCGGCACTGAGAGGCATGAGAGCCGGAGAATCGACAACCAGCTCCGCGGCAGATCAGGCCGGCAGGGAGACCCAGGTTCCTCCAGGTTCTACGTCTCGCTCGAGGATGATCTGATGCGTCTGTTTGGCGGGGACTTCATATCCAACCTGATGAACCGACTGGGTTGGAGTGAGGACGAGCCGATCGAGCACCCTCAACTCACTCGGGCCATAGAGAATGCCCAGAGGAAGGTCGAGGGCAGGAACTTCGAAATCCGCCGCCAGGTGCTTGAGTACGATGACGTCATGAACAAGCAGCGGGAAGCCATATATTCGAGGCGTTCCGCGATCCTTGAAGGCACCGATCTGCGAGCGCAGGCCCTCGAACTGCTGGCTGCTACGGCCGAAGGCATGGCGCGGGCACATGCAGATGAGAAACTCAAGCAGGGGGAGTGGGATCTTGCAGGGCTCTCGGTCGAGATCGCAGGCCTGCTCAGTACGGGCGGCAAACCCGAGCTCTCGCAGTTCCTGACTGGCTCCTGGGCGGATCTCCGCGATGGAGTGCTCTCCCTTCTCACCGAGGCCTACGAGCAGAAGGAGGCCGTCATAGGGCCGGAGCGCCTTCGAGAGCTGGAAAGGGCCATAATGCTCTACATGATCGACTCCAAGTGGGTGGATCATCTTCAGGGCATGGACGTCCTGCGAGAGGGCATCGGCCTGAGAGCGTACGGGCAGATGGATCCTCTCGTGGAATACAAGAAAGAGTCGTTCCTAATGTTCAATGACCTACTTACGAGCATTGGTGAGGATTTCGTAAGGTATGTGCTTAGGATACAGGTCCGCCTGGAGCAGGAAGGCGGAGAGCACGCCGAAGGGGTTGGCCAGAGCGAGGGGCGTGTGCGCACTGATGCGGCCGCGCCGAAACACCCGCGGTGCTCTATGCACATCAACAGGGACGAGGGCAGGTCTTCAAAACAGCCTGTGAGGAAGGCAGATCAAAAGGTGGGCCGGAACGATCCGTGCCCGTGCGGAAGTGGCAAGAAGTATAAGAAGTGCTGCGGAGCCGGGAAGTAG
- a CDS encoding ATP-dependent RecD-like DNA helicase: YRDEDSLFTVAQIGMDGGTTVTAVGPFPSASVGQAVKVSGSWVQHREYGKQLRVDHVETIAPSTLQGIEKYLGSGLIRGIGPSTARRLVKQFGHDTLQVIESQPDALMTVPGIGKVKAERIVKAVAEHKSVQKVMVFLQSYGVTPTYAVKVYKRYGEDSIDVVSRNPYRLADDIYGIGFKTADRIARELGIDRDSMSRVQAGIKYWLARASDEGHCYSDLKEFVEAVSAELEVARELVQQGLKVLEESGDVFIQNETAVYLAPFYHAEKGVARRLCELAEARMWALEELPESELDEAQRRAGLSLGVQQRNAVMRSFQSGVMVITGGPGTGKTTTLRLIIDLFERRKLRVYLAAPTGRAAKRLSEATGKPARTIHRLLEFGPGEQGWRFGRGVDSPLECDVLVVDEVSMVDILLMYNLLKAIRPGMKLVLVGDVDQLPSVGPGNVLRDVIDSGVVDTVVLDQVFRQAPGSMIVMNAHRINKGEMPEFRDANDFYFMYQEDPEKIVETVVAAVATRLPRYLKCDAMDDIQVLSPMRRTVTGVDNLNAVLRDALNPPRRAASEIRAGALLFRRGDKVMQVRNNYERRVWNGDMGRIARIDPEEGEVVVRFPEADGDRDVTYRQEDLDELTLSYCVSIHKSQGSEYPAVVIPLSTQHYVMLQRNLVYTAVTRAKRMVVLVGTKKALAIAVGRASILKRRTMLAERLQEAASRGISDRQHDA, from the coding sequence TACCGCGATGAGGACAGCCTCTTCACCGTGGCCCAGATCGGGATGGATGGTGGAACCACCGTGACTGCTGTGGGGCCATTCCCATCTGCGTCTGTGGGGCAGGCGGTGAAGGTGAGCGGTTCATGGGTGCAGCACCGCGAGTATGGTAAGCAACTCCGCGTGGATCATGTGGAGACTATCGCGCCATCCACTCTTCAGGGCATTGAGAAGTATCTTGGATCCGGCTTGATTCGAGGCATTGGCCCAAGCACTGCTCGCCGTCTGGTGAAGCAGTTTGGTCATGATACTCTGCAGGTCATAGAATCCCAACCGGACGCGCTCATGACTGTTCCTGGAATCGGCAAGGTCAAGGCCGAACGGATAGTGAAGGCAGTAGCTGAGCACAAGTCCGTGCAGAAGGTCATGGTCTTCCTTCAGTCGTACGGAGTCACTCCCACTTACGCCGTCAAAGTGTACAAGCGCTATGGTGAGGACTCTATCGATGTGGTCAGCCGGAATCCCTACCGGCTTGCGGACGACATATACGGAATCGGGTTCAAAACTGCCGACAGGATAGCGAGGGAACTGGGAATCGACAGGGATTCCATGAGCCGGGTCCAGGCTGGGATCAAATACTGGCTAGCGCGAGCCTCCGATGAAGGGCATTGTTACTCTGATCTGAAGGAGTTCGTGGAAGCTGTTTCTGCAGAGCTGGAGGTGGCGCGCGAGCTCGTGCAGCAGGGCCTCAAGGTCCTTGAGGAATCCGGGGATGTGTTCATTCAGAATGAGACCGCCGTGTACCTGGCGCCTTTCTACCACGCGGAGAAGGGTGTGGCGCGGCGGCTCTGCGAGCTCGCCGAGGCCAGAATGTGGGCACTGGAGGAGCTCCCTGAGTCCGAGCTTGATGAGGCGCAACGCCGAGCTGGCCTTTCGCTCGGGGTCCAACAGCGCAATGCCGTGATGAGATCGTTTCAATCCGGGGTGATGGTGATCACTGGAGGCCCCGGAACAGGCAAGACGACCACTCTGAGACTCATCATCGATCTGTTCGAGCGGCGAAAGCTCCGCGTGTACCTGGCGGCGCCAACTGGACGAGCTGCGAAACGGCTATCGGAGGCCACCGGAAAGCCGGCGAGGACTATCCATCGCCTGCTTGAGTTCGGACCGGGCGAGCAGGGCTGGCGCTTCGGCAGAGGGGTGGATAGCCCCCTTGAGTGCGACGTTCTTGTAGTCGACGAAGTATCGATGGTCGACATCCTACTGATGTATAACCTGCTTAAGGCGATCCGTCCTGGAATGAAGCTAGTGCTCGTCGGAGACGTGGACCAGCTCCCATCTGTAGGCCCGGGCAACGTGCTCCGGGATGTGATCGATTCCGGAGTGGTGGATACGGTCGTCCTCGACCAGGTTTTCAGGCAGGCCCCCGGGAGCATGATCGTGATGAATGCCCACCGGATCAACAAGGGCGAGATGCCTGAGTTCCGCGACGCGAACGATTTCTACTTCATGTACCAGGAAGACCCCGAGAAGATCGTTGAGACAGTGGTGGCAGCAGTAGCGACCAGGCTGCCTCGCTACCTGAAATGCGATGCCATGGACGACATACAGGTGCTTTCGCCGATGAGGAGGACTGTGACGGGCGTCGACAACCTCAACGCTGTTCTTCGGGACGCTCTGAACCCTCCGCGCCGAGCTGCCTCGGAGATACGGGCAGGGGCGCTTCTATTCCGCCGCGGAGACAAGGTCATGCAGGTCCGCAACAACTACGAGCGCAGAGTGTGGAACGGCGATATGGGGCGGATTGCACGGATCGACCCTGAAGAGGGCGAGGTGGTGGTGAGGTTCCCGGAGGCCGATGGAGACAGGGATGTGACCTATCGGCAGGAGGACCTCGACGAACTCACCCTTTCCTACTGTGTGTCCATCCACAAGAGCCAGGGGAGCGAGTATCCTGCAGTGGTCATTCCGCTTTCGACGCAGCACTACGTGATGCTTCAGCGGAACCTGGTTTACACCGCCGTTACCCGCGCCAAGAGGATGGTAGTGCTCGTAGGCACAAAGAAGGCGCTTGCAATCGCAGTGGGCAGGGCATCCATACTCAAGAGGCGTACGATGCTTGCGGAGCGCCTCCAGGAGGCGGCCAGCAGAGGGATTTCCGACAGGCAGCATGATGCCTGA
- the raiA gene encoding ribosome-associated translation inhibitor RaiA: MEITVVGRNIAVTDALRGYAERKVSKLQRYFEREIVDAQVSMAVERGIHGVDVTIQVDGLLLRGEEKTGDMYASIDGAVSNIERQIEKYKTRINRKLRQAGNKLIESAMSPMLPAGAAAVEAPEPKVVKTKRFAIKPMSVEEAIMQMELLGHDFFVFMNSSSEDVNVVYRRKDGNYGLIEPEF; this comes from the coding sequence ATGGAGATAACGGTTGTCGGACGAAACATCGCGGTCACCGATGCGCTGCGGGGCTATGCTGAGAGGAAAGTCAGCAAGCTCCAGAGGTACTTTGAGCGTGAGATAGTGGACGCTCAGGTCTCCATGGCGGTTGAGCGCGGAATTCACGGCGTCGACGTTACCATCCAGGTAGACGGCCTGCTTCTCCGGGGCGAGGAAAAGACCGGTGATATGTACGCGTCCATCGACGGGGCCGTTAGCAACATCGAGCGGCAGATCGAGAAGTACAAGACCAGAATCAACCGCAAGCTGCGCCAGGCGGGAAACAAGCTCATTGAGTCGGCGATGTCTCCTATGCTTCCAGCTGGAGCGGCGGCAGTAGAAGCGCCTGAGCCGAAAGTTGTGAAGACGAAGCGATTTGCCATAAAGCCGATGTCCGTGGAAGAGGCCATCATGCAGATGGAACTGCTGGGGCACGACTTTTTCGTGTTCATGAACTCGTCGAGCGAGGATGTTAACGTGGTATACAGGCGCAAGGATGGCAACTACGGCTTGATAGAGCCTGAATTCTGA
- a CDS encoding ComF family protein, whose product MTFAAVVDTLQDVVFGRDSRCVICGRRSPRGGMCGECIGRIPLVLPPVCQLCGTPLRLAQPASGPLLCSGCHGANHYFERARAAAVYDGAAREHVQDLKYRGRVEIAPVLARMMARAAVADGMVRSIDVIVPVPLHPDRAIRRGYNQAELLAHGVGACLGVRVAPAALERHASTGTQTHLHRRDRRSNVIHAFTCAKPSHISGRAVLLIDDVFTSGATADGCCRSLLRAGAASVRVLAFAVSVADERDWFTSVAPC is encoded by the coding sequence GTGACATTCGCAGCAGTCGTCGATACCCTACAGGACGTCGTGTTCGGCCGCGACTCTCGATGCGTCATATGCGGAAGGCGTTCCCCAAGAGGCGGGATGTGCGGCGAATGCATCGGCCGGATTCCTCTTGTTCTGCCCCCTGTATGCCAGTTGTGCGGCACTCCACTCAGGCTTGCGCAACCGGCGTCTGGTCCATTGCTGTGCTCAGGGTGCCATGGGGCCAACCACTACTTCGAGCGGGCGCGGGCTGCCGCTGTGTACGATGGCGCTGCTCGCGAGCATGTGCAGGATCTGAAGTATCGGGGGCGGGTCGAAATCGCGCCGGTTCTTGCAAGGATGATGGCCCGGGCGGCGGTCGCTGATGGAATGGTCCGTTCCATCGATGTCATTGTGCCAGTGCCCCTTCACCCGGATAGGGCGATTCGCCGAGGATACAACCAGGCAGAGCTGCTTGCTCATGGCGTGGGTGCGTGTCTTGGAGTTAGAGTTGCACCGGCTGCGCTTGAGCGGCACGCGTCAACTGGGACTCAAACTCATCTCCACAGGCGGGACCGACGTTCCAACGTGATTCACGCCTTCACCTGCGCCAAACCATCCCACATATCGGGCAGGGCCGTGCTTCTCATCGATGACGTATTCACATCCGGCGCCACCGCCGATGGGTGTTGCAGGAGCCTTCTTCGTGCAGGAGCAGCCAGCGTCCGCGTGCTCGCTTTCGCAGTGTCTGTGGCCGATGAGCGCGATTGGTTCACGTCCGTTGCGCCGTGCTGA
- a CDS encoding helicase-related protein — protein sequence MRALGERGSIMLARPQLLRASDYDQGEASRVLPDEGLVNECTRAMAGRVLLDEEALEVLFHAGLGGLDQAVRLTAAMSLSGLARLLPGVGITKYGGMICNRCGSTGPFVSTACARCGRDKCAICMNCRSMGVSRECVPVYIVNEPRVIQVQECTVAEGGFPIIPHVLTEAQKRAYGELVDWHDHGANREALVWAVCGAGKTEVSFGAIAAALRSGRRVAYAAPRRDVVAELAPRIQSAFPGVPCAVFHGGSTQRDYGACITVLTTHQAMRFHSRFDLVILDEADAFPYYGSEALATALERTLVMGGRMVIMTATPSRGHLARVRVGSLPCVRISARHHGRPLPVPVVVETGGRSMGSAVAELARVSLAAAAPLFVFVPSRSRAPELSRELSPALPGRRVEWVHSGDPERSGKRESFASGRCDVLVTTSVMERGITVDGADVIVAEADWEAVFDYRSLVQMAGRAGRTSAHPAGRVWFVCSEANSAILTAIGMIREMNDDAKARGLLCPTSDSRST from the coding sequence TTGAGAGCGCTTGGAGAACGCGGCTCAATCATGCTTGCCAGGCCACAACTGCTCCGTGCGTCTGACTACGATCAGGGCGAGGCTTCCCGAGTGCTTCCAGACGAGGGGCTCGTGAATGAGTGTACACGGGCCATGGCCGGAAGAGTGCTTCTTGACGAGGAAGCACTCGAGGTCCTGTTCCACGCCGGCCTCGGCGGGCTGGATCAGGCGGTGCGGCTCACTGCTGCCATGAGCCTCTCTGGCCTGGCCCGGTTGCTTCCAGGTGTGGGAATCACCAAGTACGGAGGCATGATCTGCAACAGATGCGGCTCAACAGGGCCGTTCGTTTCCACTGCCTGTGCCCGCTGCGGCAGGGATAAGTGCGCTATCTGCATGAACTGCCGGTCTATGGGGGTATCTCGGGAGTGCGTTCCAGTCTACATAGTGAATGAACCCCGCGTTATTCAGGTGCAGGAGTGTACTGTGGCCGAGGGCGGGTTTCCTATAATCCCCCACGTTCTCACTGAGGCACAGAAGCGGGCGTACGGGGAACTGGTTGACTGGCATGATCACGGCGCAAACCGCGAGGCTCTCGTGTGGGCGGTGTGCGGCGCAGGGAAGACAGAAGTCTCGTTCGGCGCCATCGCCGCTGCCTTGCGCAGTGGGCGGCGAGTGGCATATGCGGCGCCAAGGCGGGATGTAGTGGCGGAACTAGCGCCACGGATTCAGTCGGCATTTCCAGGAGTGCCGTGCGCGGTGTTCCATGGAGGGTCCACCCAAAGGGATTACGGCGCCTGCATCACGGTACTCACCACTCATCAGGCGATGAGGTTTCACTCAAGGTTCGATCTGGTCATCTTGGATGAGGCTGATGCGTTCCCATACTACGGATCTGAGGCCCTGGCTACTGCGCTCGAGCGCACCCTAGTGATGGGCGGGCGCATGGTGATCATGACAGCCACTCCGTCCCGCGGACATCTCGCAAGAGTGCGGGTGGGCTCGCTGCCATGCGTGAGGATATCCGCGAGGCACCACGGGCGCCCGCTGCCAGTCCCCGTTGTGGTGGAAACTGGAGGCCGAAGCATGGGCTCTGCAGTAGCCGAACTGGCGCGTGTGAGCCTCGCGGCAGCCGCGCCCCTGTTTGTGTTTGTTCCATCCCGAAGCCGAGCTCCGGAACTATCTCGGGAGCTATCCCCGGCTCTGCCCGGCCGAAGAGTGGAGTGGGTGCACTCAGGAGACCCCGAAAGGAGTGGAAAGAGGGAGTCTTTTGCTTCGGGAAGATGTGATGTTCTGGTCACCACGTCGGTCATGGAAAGAGGCATTACGGTGGATGGAGCAGACGTCATCGTCGCCGAAGCGGACTGGGAGGCGGTGTTCGACTACCGGTCATTGGTTCAAATGGCGGGAAGGGCAGGAAGAACCTCAGCTCATCCTGCGGGAAGAGTGTGGTTTGTGTGCAGCGAGGCGAATTCTGCGATCCTCACGGCGATTGGCATGATCCGGGAGATGAATGATGATGCGAAGGCCCGCGGACTTCTGTGCCCTACCTCGGATTCCCGGTCTACATGA